From Scomber scombrus chromosome 21, fScoSco1.1, whole genome shotgun sequence, one genomic window encodes:
- the crym gene encoding ketimine reductase mu-crystallin → MAGPPVIIWEHEVKQLLRYKELIPRLEVALGKFSKRDSAEVIQPVRTTVPLQKHSGFLGVMPTYMENDGVLCSKLVCFYKREDGSTLPATQATVLLLDPEYGNVKAVMDGDVITAMRTAAVSAISAKMLMPPGAEVLAILGAGHQALSHYNVFTEIFSFKEVRVWSNRKQSAEKFSQSVSGPVMVCGSVEEAVRGADAIVTVTRATEPVLFGQWVKPGAHVAAVGACRPNWRELDDSLMKEAVVYTDSREGAMAESGDVILSGAEVFAELGDVVNGTKPAHREKTTVFKSLGMGVEDAVSAQLVFDQWKAKASKP, encoded by the exons ATGGCCGGACCTCCAGTCATCATATGGGAGCATGAAGTGAAGCAGCTGTTGCGTTACAAGGAGCTGATCCCGCGTCTGGAGGTCGCTTTGGGGAAATTCTCAAAACGGGACAGCGCGGAGGTGATCCAGCCTGTGCGCACCACCGTGCCCCTGCAGAAACACAGCGG GTTCCTGGGAGTGATGCCTACATACATGGAGAATGATGGAGTCCTGTGCTCAAAGCTGGTGTGTTTCTACAAGAGGGAGGATGGTTCAACTTTGCCAGCCACTCAAGCCacagtgctgctgctggaccCAGAGTATGGGAATGTCAAGGCT GTCATGGATGGAGACGTCATCACAGCCATGAGGACAGCTGCAGTCTCGGCCATCTCTGCTAAG ATGTTGATGCCTCCTGGAGCAGAAGTTCTGGCCATCCTGGGTGCAGGCCACCAGGCGCTGAGTCATTACAATGTCTTCACTgaaatcttttcttttaaagag GTACGTGTGTGGAGCAACAGAAAACAGAGCGCGGAGAAGTTTAGCCAGTCTGTTAGTGGCCCTGTGATGGTGTGCGGCTCAGTGGAGGAGGCGGTGAGGGGAGCGGACGCTATAGTGACAGTAACCAGAGCAACGGAGCCTGTGCTCTTTGGTCAGTGGGTCAAACCGGGAGCCCATGTGGCAG CTGTGGGAGCCTGCAGGCCAAACTGGCGAGAGCTGGACGACTCATTGATGAAGGAGGCGGTGGTGTACACTGACAGCAGGGAGGGAGCAATGGCCGAGTCGGGTGACGTCATCCTCTCTGGG GCGGAGGTGTTTGCAGAGCTTGGAGATGTTGTTAACGGGACAAAAcctgcacacagagagaaaaccacTGTGTTCAAGTCCCTCG GAATGGGAGTTGAAGATGCAGTGTCTGCTCAGCTGGTATTTGATCAATGGAAAGCCAAAGCCAGCAAACCATGA
- the snu13b gene encoding SNU13 homolog, small nuclear ribonucleoprotein b (U4/U6.U5) has translation MTEAPVNPKAYPLADATLTKTILDLVQQASNYKQLRKGANEATKTLNRGISEFIVMAADAEPLEIILHLPLLCEDKNVPYVFVRSKQALGRACGVSRPVIATSVTIKEGSQLKPQIQSVQMAIERLLV, from the exons ATG aCTGAAGCTCCAGTGAACCCTAAGGCCTACCCGCTGGCCGACGCCACGCTGACCAAAACCATCCTGGACCTGGTGCAGCAAGCTTCAAACTACAAGCAGCTCAGGAAAGGAGCTAATGAAG CTACAAAAACCCTGAACAGAGGCATCTCTGAGTTTATTGTGATGGCTGCTGATGCTGAACCACTGGAGATTATCCTCCACCTGCCATTGCTCTGCGAGGACAAGAACGTCCCATACGTGTTTGTCCGCTCCAAGCAGGCCCTGGGCAGGGCCTGTGGGGTGTCTCGCCCCGTCATCGCTACCTCAGTTACTATAAAGGAGGGATCTCAACTCAAACCGCAGATCCAGTCTGTCCAAATGGCTATTGAGAGACTGCTcgtgtaa
- the LOC134003719 gene encoding cytochrome b-c1 complex subunit 2, mitochondrial isoform X2: protein MKGIRGISQLSTRLYAAQAARKVEFTGAAEHVKFQPQDVQVTKLPSGLVIASLENYSPTSKIGVFVKAGCRYETPDNLGVTHLLRLASSLTTKGASSLKICRGVEAVGGSLSVTSSRENMVYTVDCLRDDIDTVMEYLINVTTAQEFRPWEVSDLTPRVKVDKAQAAQSAQIGVIEGLHEVAFKRGLCNSLYCPDHMVGNIQSDHLHHFVQNNFKSARMALVGLGVDHTVLTQVGEQFLNIRGGAGTTGAKAQFRGGDLRLLNTGSLVHSAVVSQSAVAGSAEALAFGVLQHLLGTGPHVKRGSSSSKLMKGVSKATVDPFDVSAFNAGYSDSGLFGVYTISQAAAAGDVIKAAVGEVKAVAGGAVTAADLTQAKAQLKAQFLMSLETSEGLLEAMGTQALADGSYRTSEEICKDIDNVSLSDVASAAKKFVSGKKAMASSGNLIKTPFVDEV, encoded by the exons ATGAAGGGGATCCGGGGAATCAGTCAGCTTTCG ACGAGGCTTTACGCGGCCCAGGCTGCCCGTAAGGTGGAGTTCACCGGGGCTGCCGAACACGTAAAGTTTCAGCCGCAGGATGTGCAG GTGACCAAACTGCCCAGTGGACTGGTGATCGCCTCTCTGGAGAACTATTCCCCAACCTCCAAGATCGGAGTGTTTGTCAAGGCTGGCTGCCGTTATGAGACCCCTGACAACCTGGGGGTCACCCACCTCCTCCGACTAGCTTCCAGCCTG ACAACCAAAGGAGCCTCATCTCTCAAGATATGCCGTGGTGTTGAGGCAGTGGGAGGCAGCCTGAG CGTGACTTCATCCAGAGAGAACATGGTCTACACCGTCGACTGCTTGAGAGATGACAT CGACACAGTGATGGAGTATTTGATCAACGTGACGACAGCCCAGGAGTTTCGGCCATGGGAGGTGTCTGACCTCACGCCCAGAGTGAAGGTTGACAAGGCCCAGGCTGCACAGAGCGCTCAGATAG GTGTGATTGAAGGTCTGCATGAAGTTGCCTTTAAGCGTGGACTGTGCAACTCCCTGTACTGTCCAGATCACATGGTTGGCAACATCCAGTCTGACCAT ctGCACCACTTTGTCCAGAATAATTTCAAAAGTGCAAGAATGGCTCTTGTTGGACTTG gtgTTGATCATACTGTGCTGACGCAAGTTGGAGAGCAGTTCCTCAACATCCGCGGTGGAGCGGGCACCACAGGGGCCAAAGCTCAGTTTCGTGGAG GTGACCTTCGGCTGCTCAACACCGGCAGTCTGGTCCACTCAGCGGTGGTGAGCCAGTCAGCAGTGGCAGGTTCCGCCGAGGCTCTGGCCTTCGGTGTGCTGCAGCATTTACTGGGAACCGGCCCACATGTAAAGCGGGgatccagcagcagcaaacTGATGAAGGGTGTTTCCAAGGCAACTGTTGACCCCTTTGAT GTCAGCGCTTTCAATGCAGGCTACTCCGACTCTGGTCTGTTTGGAGTCTACACCATTTCCcaggctgcagctgctggagac GTGATTAAGGCTGCTGTTGGCGAGGTGAAGGCTGTTGCCGGTGGTGCCGTCACAGCTGCTGACCTCACTCAGGCCAA GGCCCAGCTGAAGGCTCAGTTCCTGATGTCTCTGGAGACTTCCGAGGGTTTGCTGGAGGCCATGGGCACTCAGGCTCTGGCTGACGGATCCTACCGTACATCTGAGGAAATCTGCAAAGACATCGACAACGTCTCCTTATCCGACGTCGCCAGC GCTGCCAAGAAATTTGTGTCTGGTAAGAAGGCCATGGCATCCAGCGGCAACCTCATTAAAACACCCTTCGTGGATGAGGTCTAA
- the LOC134003719 gene encoding cytochrome b-c1 complex subunit 2, mitochondrial isoform X1 → MKGIRGISQLSRRFHAAARSGQSLAQPLAGLKVSPGAAHSHQDVHVTKLPSGLVIASLENYSPTSKIGVFVKAGCRYETPDNLGVTHLLRLASSLTTKGASSLKICRGVEAVGGSLSVTSSRENMVYTVDCLRDDIDTVMEYLINVTTAQEFRPWEVSDLTPRVKVDKAQAAQSAQIGVIEGLHEVAFKRGLCNSLYCPDHMVGNIQSDHLHHFVQNNFKSARMALVGLGVDHTVLTQVGEQFLNIRGGAGTTGAKAQFRGGDLRLLNTGSLVHSAVVSQSAVAGSAEALAFGVLQHLLGTGPHVKRGSSSSKLMKGVSKATVDPFDVSAFNAGYSDSGLFGVYTISQAAAAGDVIKAAVGEVKAVAGGAVTAADLTQAKAQLKAQFLMSLETSEGLLEAMGTQALADGSYRTSEEICKDIDNVSLSDVASAAKKFVSGKKAMASSGNLIKTPFVDEV, encoded by the exons ATGAAGGGGATCCGGGGAATCAGTCAGCTTTCG agacGCTTCCATGCGGCAGCCAGATCAGGCCAGTCCCTTGCTCAGCCCCTGGCTGGCCTCAAGGTCTCTCCGGGGGCTGCCCACTCCCACCAGGATGTACAT GTGACCAAACTGCCCAGTGGACTGGTGATCGCCTCTCTGGAGAACTATTCCCCAACCTCCAAGATCGGAGTGTTTGTCAAGGCTGGCTGCCGTTATGAGACCCCTGACAACCTGGGGGTCACCCACCTCCTCCGACTAGCTTCCAGCCTG ACAACCAAAGGAGCCTCATCTCTCAAGATATGCCGTGGTGTTGAGGCAGTGGGAGGCAGCCTGAG CGTGACTTCATCCAGAGAGAACATGGTCTACACCGTCGACTGCTTGAGAGATGACAT CGACACAGTGATGGAGTATTTGATCAACGTGACGACAGCCCAGGAGTTTCGGCCATGGGAGGTGTCTGACCTCACGCCCAGAGTGAAGGTTGACAAGGCCCAGGCTGCACAGAGCGCTCAGATAG GTGTGATTGAAGGTCTGCATGAAGTTGCCTTTAAGCGTGGACTGTGCAACTCCCTGTACTGTCCAGATCACATGGTTGGCAACATCCAGTCTGACCAT ctGCACCACTTTGTCCAGAATAATTTCAAAAGTGCAAGAATGGCTCTTGTTGGACTTG gtgTTGATCATACTGTGCTGACGCAAGTTGGAGAGCAGTTCCTCAACATCCGCGGTGGAGCGGGCACCACAGGGGCCAAAGCTCAGTTTCGTGGAG GTGACCTTCGGCTGCTCAACACCGGCAGTCTGGTCCACTCAGCGGTGGTGAGCCAGTCAGCAGTGGCAGGTTCCGCCGAGGCTCTGGCCTTCGGTGTGCTGCAGCATTTACTGGGAACCGGCCCACATGTAAAGCGGGgatccagcagcagcaaacTGATGAAGGGTGTTTCCAAGGCAACTGTTGACCCCTTTGAT GTCAGCGCTTTCAATGCAGGCTACTCCGACTCTGGTCTGTTTGGAGTCTACACCATTTCCcaggctgcagctgctggagac GTGATTAAGGCTGCTGTTGGCGAGGTGAAGGCTGTTGCCGGTGGTGCCGTCACAGCTGCTGACCTCACTCAGGCCAA GGCCCAGCTGAAGGCTCAGTTCCTGATGTCTCTGGAGACTTCCGAGGGTTTGCTGGAGGCCATGGGCACTCAGGCTCTGGCTGACGGATCCTACCGTACATCTGAGGAAATCTGCAAAGACATCGACAACGTCTCCTTATCCGACGTCGCCAGC GCTGCCAAGAAATTTGTGTCTGGTAAGAAGGCCATGGCATCCAGCGGCAACCTCATTAAAACACCCTTCGTGGATGAGGTCTAA
- the LOC134003676 gene encoding uncharacterized protein C16orf52 homolog B-like, with product MDKLTVISGCLFLTADIFAIASIVNPDWINTGESAGSLTVGLVRQCQTIHGRDRSCIPPQLPPEWITTLFFIILGIISLTVTCGLLVMSHWHREATRYARWIAFTGMILFCMAALIFPIGFYINEVGGQPYKLPNNTVVGSSYVLFVLSIFFTIVGLLFAGKVCLPG from the exons ATGGATAAACTCACCGTGATATCAGGATGTCTTTTCCTCACTGCAGACATCTTCGCCATCGCCAGCATCGTCAACCCGGACTGGATCAACACTGGAGAATCAGCTG GCTCTCTTACAGTGGGATTGGTCCGGCAGTGCCAGACTATTCACGGCCGAGACCGGAGCTGCATCCCCCCGCAGCTGCCCCCGGAGTGGATCACCACACTCTTCTTCATCATCCTGGGCATCATCTCCCTCACCGTCACCTGTGGTCTGCTGGTGATGTCGCACTGGCACCGCGAGGCCACCCGATACGCCCGATGGATCGCCTTCACAGGGA tgaTCTTGTTCTGTATGGCTGCTCTCATCTTCCCAATCGGCTTCTACATCAATGAAGTTGGAGGACAGCCATATAAGCTGCCCAACAACACAGTGGTGGGCTCTTCCTATGTACTCTTCGTTCTGTCCATATTCTTCACCATAGTGGGACTGCTGTTTGCCGGTAAGGTGTGTTTGCCCGGCTGA